One part of the Kryptolebias marmoratus isolate JLee-2015 linkage group LG2, ASM164957v2, whole genome shotgun sequence genome encodes these proteins:
- the fbxo46 gene encoding F-box only protein 46, with translation MDRDTFSHIRLWCPRPFGTYSQNKARSPGTGGSGGGGVVSPSVCKAELSQGARRAAAAEESEDVGMIVGVEEGNGEEEDVGSENTPPEPELESSSLMQSQAPQPPSAPPSPPNVGSQMQDGRVLLDTWYVIKPGNTKEKIAFFVAHQFSGASQLRPSAMKVKGNWATDCSKAKRRRRCSSYDPPTRSHALNHDSPISPPSPDESHLGGVNETDLLSVAEMVALVEQRTAMALQGIVAVHGNQHHHHHHQPSTTTDSQGLSSSQHTLLRGTVSDPSPMVFVSNSSHSQPSKEDEKPSSPIQTDQELEEQYESCRVAQAIAHFESQNLGSRLHLGPGPGMPASNRDRESEHRRGDTITPPAPSNHSHGEVRIAFRVSNLDPRSQLEPASRSRCMFMSCGGGGNQAAARAKEKITCDLYQLVSPSSRDPGSLLLAATASAPKPDGDLHHQDRPTCGSPDLTQELSSGEKKAAGVGREPVTGFHVEVVVTGAVDQCVFYGKDSTENVQEETVCFALPSGGGNGGGVGSSADSSSDDPPPGQLFFLQSPRGPEEDVKAKTTGSGSGMCSLDCANNNSLGAGVAVGSGERATRPDSPSVGEDCSDPSLCRLYRHVSHDFLEIRFQIQRLLEPRQYMLLLPDHIMVNIFSHLPTRSLAALKCTCHYFKALIETYGVRAVDSRWNQDPLYRDDPCKQCKRQYERGDVSLCRWHPKPYHHDLPYGRSYWMCCRRTDKDTPGCRVGLHDNNWVQHPADGSQPIRTKREDRREEAR, from the exons ATGGACCGCGACACCTTCTCCCACATCCGGCTGTGGTGCCCCCGCCCCTTTGGCACCTATTCCCAGAACAAGGCTCGGAGTCCGGGCACGGGGGGGAGCGGCGGCGGTGGCGTGGTGTCCCCCTCAGTCTGCAAGGCCGAGCTCAGTCAGGGTGCCAGaagggcggcggcggcggaggaaAGCGAAGATGTAGGGATGATAGTCGGGGTGGAGGAGGGAAATggcgaggaggaggatgtgGGCTCAGAGAACACCCCGCCCGAACCGGAGCTCGAATCCAGCTCCCTGATGCAGAGCCAGGCCCCTCAGCCCCCCTCAGCCCCTCCTTCACCACCCAACGTGGGGTCCCAGATGCAAGACGGACGCGTTCTGTTAGACACCTGGTACGTCATAAAGCCAGGCAACACCAAGGAGAAGATCGCCTTCTTCGTTGCGCACCAGTTCAGTGGAGCCAGCCAGCTCAGACCGAGTGCCATGAAG GTTAAAGGTAACTGGGCAACCGACTGCAGTAAAGCCAAAAGACGGAGACGATGCTCCTCCTACGACCCTCCAACACGCTCCCACGCTCTCAATCACGACAGCCCCATTTCACCTCCCAGTCCCGACGAGTCACATCTCGGAGGCGTGAATGAAACGGATCTGCTCTCTGTGGCAGAGATGGTGGCCTTAGTTGAGCAGAGGACTGCCATGGCTCTTCAGGGAATTGTGGCTGTTCATGGGAaccagcaccaccaccaccaccaccaaccgTCTACTACCACTGACAGTCAGGGCCTTAGCTCCAGCCAGCACACTCTGCTCCGGGGCACAGTGTCAGACCCCTCTCCTATGGTGTTTGTATCAAACAGTTCACACAGTCAGCCCTCCAAAGAAGACGAGAAGCCATCATCTCCAATCCAAACAGACCAGGAGCTCGAAGAGCAGTACGAGTCGTGCAGAGTGGCACAGGCTATTGCGCACTTTGAGTCTCAAAACCTGGGCAGTCGTCTCCACCTGGGTCCTGGTCCTGGCATGCCCGCTTCGAATCGAGACCGAGAGAGCGAGCATAGGAGAGGAGACACGATAACACCGCCCGCACCATCCAATCACAGTCACGGTGAGGTCAGGATCGCTTTCAGAGTGTCAAATCTGGACCCCCGTTCTCAGCTGGAACCGGCCAGCCGGTCCCGCTGTATGTTCATGAGCTGTGGCGGTGGGGGGAACCAAGCGGCAGCCAGGGCCAAAGAGAAAATCACCTGTGACCTATACCAGCTCGTCAGTCCCTCATCAAGAGACCCCGGTAGTTTGCTGCTCGCTGCTACAGCGTCGGCCCCCAAACCAGACGGAGACCTCCACCACCAAGACAGGCCGACCTGCGGCAGCCCGGATCTGACCCAGGAGCTGTCCTCGGGGGAGAAGAAAGCCGCAGGCGTGGGCAGGGAGCCGGTGACTGGTTTCCACGTGGAGGTGGTGGTGACGGGTGCTGTAGACCAGTGCGTCTTCTACGGCAAGGACAGCACGGAGAACGTGCAGGAGGAGACTGTGTGCTTTGCTCTGCCTAGTGGGGGAGGGAACGGCGGGGGTGTTGGAAGCTCAGCCGACTCTTCATCGGACGATCCCCCTCCTGGACAACTGTTTTTCCTTCAGTCTCCTAGGGGACCAGAGGAGGatgtaaaagcaaaaaccaCTGGCAGCGGGTCAGGAATGTGCTCTTTGGACTGTGCCAATAACAACAGTCTTGGAGCGGGGGTGGCAGTGGGCTCGGGGGAGCGGGCGACGCGACCGGACTCTCCGAGTGTCGGGGAGGACTGCTCAGACCCTTCACTGTGCCGCCTGTACCGCCACGTGTCCCACGACTTCCTGGAGATCCGCTTTCAGATCCAGCGGCTCCTCGAGCCGCGGCAGTACATGCTCCTGCTCCCCGATCACATCATGGTGAACATCTTCAGCCACCTGCCCACCCGCTCCCTGGCGGCCCTTAAGTGCACCTGCCACTACTTCAAGGCGCTGATCGAAACGTACGGCGTGCGCGCCGTGGACTCGCGCTGGAACCAAGACCCCCTCTACAGGGACGACCCCTGCAAGCAGTGCAAGCGGCAGTACGAGCGCGGGGACGTCTCTCTGTGCCGCTGGCACCCCAAACCTTACCACCACGACCTGCCTTACGGACGCTCCTACTGGATGTGCTGCCGGCGGACCGACAAGGACACGCCGGGCTGCCGAGTCGGTCTCCACGACAACAACTGGGTGCAGCACCCCGCCGATGGCTCTCAGCCCATTCGCACCAAGAGAGAAGACAGAAGGGAGGAGGCCAGGTAG